From a single Brassica napus cultivar Da-Ae chromosome C9, Da-Ae, whole genome shotgun sequence genomic region:
- the LOC106410321 gene encoding protein CHROMATIN REMODELING 5, with protein sequence MAFFRNYSNDTVSPSALDDNQDAATFQSSSPLHQDMDATYTERGFDMNMDIQYQCEAEPGSSIGQQNQTGAAVPSGRRTGVSGKWGSTFWKDCQPMGQRDGSGSAKHSLSGYKHSEDYLSNGEKLDSENENDEDIAMNKQQSGQADIPAEEMLSDEYYEQDEDSQSDHVQYKAFGDPINSRSLPKTGSSIHSKSRTSRAIQKNIHYGDADIDYEEEEDEDDPEDADFEPYDAASGGDASKKHDQDWDVSDEDPDSDDDFDLPDSEDDYDTKKPKARQQGKGFRKLSSGLDRKSAQASSRQKRKPSYQEDFSEDDSDNEIDEGFRSMPRRGTILGKNNGRSTNNIGQSSEVRSSTRSVRKVSYVESEDSEEIDDGRNRKTQKDDIEEEDCDAIEKVLWHQPKGMSGDAHTNKKLTVPVLLSQLFDTQPDWNETEFLIKWKGQSHLHCQWKSLSDLQNLSGFKKVLNYTKKVTEEIRYRTALSREEIEVSDVSKEMDVDIIKQNCQVERIIADRISKDDLGDVVPEYLVKWQGLSYAEATWEKDVDIAFAQAAIDEYKAREVSIAVQGKMVEQQRTKGKASLRKLEEQPEWLSGGTLRDYQLQGLNFLVNSWLNDTNVILADEMGLGKTVQSVSMLGFLQNTQQIPGPFLVVVPLSTLANWAKEFRKWLPDMNIIVYVGTRASREVCQQYEFYNEKNVGRPIKFNALLTTYEVVLKDKAVLSKIKWIYLMVDEAHRLKNSEAQLYTALLEFSTKNKLLITGTPLQNSVEELWALLHFLDPAKFKNKDEFVQNYKNLSSFNESELANLHLELRPHILRRVIKDVEKSLPPKIERILRVEMSPLQKQYYKWILERNFHDLNKGVRGNQVSLLNIVVELKKCCNHPFLFESADHGYGGDINDNTKLDKIILSSGKLVILDKLLVRLRETKHRVLIFSQMVRMLDILAEYLSLRGFQFQRLDGSTKAELRQQAMDHFNAPASDDFCFLLSTRAGGLGINLATADTVVIFDSDWNPQNDLQAMSRAHRIGQQEVVNIYRFVTSKSVEEEILERAKRKMVLDHLVIQKLNAEGRLEKRETKKGANFDKNELSAILRFGAEELFKEDKNDEESKKRLLSMDIDEILERAEQVEEKDAGESEHELLGVFKVANFCNAEDDGSFWSRWIKPESVVTADEALAPRAARNTKSYVDHDRSQPDRTSKRKKKGSEPPDRSQKRRKTEYFVPSTPILEGTTAQVRGWSYGNLPKRDAQRFYRTVMKFGNHNQIACIAEEVGGVVEAAPEEAQVELFDALIDGCRESVETEDFESKGPVLDFFGVPVKANELLKRVEGLQLLSKRISRYDDPITQFRVLSYLKPSNWSKGCGWNQIDDARLLLGILYHGFGNWEKIRLDESLGLTKKIAPVELQHHETFLPRAPNLKERATALLEMELSAAGGKNTNAKASRKNSKKVVINQLKAPARDRKGKSGPANLITTKDVGPRRTQKAEPLLVKEEGEMSDDEEVYEQFKEQKWMEWCEDVLAGEIKTLERLQRLQTISADLPKEKVLFKIRRYLQILGRRIDEVVLEHEEDSYKQDRMTMRLWNYVSTFSNLSGDRLNQIYSKLKQEREEEEGVGPSHLNGSTAGRRQQRFKTPGPPQVHKGIDTAKFEAWKRRKRTENNDVHQSERPLISNNSNSLGILGPAPSDRSHRARQAGFPPR encoded by the exons ATGGCTTTCTTTAGGAACTACTCTAACGATACTGTATCGCCTAGTGCTCTCGATGACAATCAGGACGCTGCTACTTTCCAGAGTTCTTCACCTTTACATCAAGATATGGATGCTACTTATACCGAAAGAGGCTTTGACATGAACATGGACATTCAGTATCAATGCGAAGCAGAGCCGGGATCTAGTATTGGGCAGCAAAACCAGACGGGGGCAGCTGTTCCTTCGGGAAGGAGGACGGGTGTATCTGGGAAGTGGGGTTCCACCTTTTGGAAAGACTGTCAGCCAATGGGACAGAGAGACGGCTCTGGTTCTGCCAAACATTCACTTTCTGGTTACAAACATTCTGAAGATTATCTATCGAACGGTGAAAAATTAGATTCTGAAAATGAAAATGACGAGGATATTGCAATGAACAAGCAGCAAAGTGGTCAAGCTGATATTCCAGCTGAGGAAATGCTCTCTGATGAATATTACGAACAAGATGAAGATAGTCAAAGTGACCATGTCCAGTACAAAGCGTTTGGCGATCCTATAAATTCTAGATCACTGCCCAAGACGGGATCTTCTATCCATAGCAAGTCAAGGACCTCGAGAgcaattcaaaaaaatattcactACGGTGATGCTGATATAGACTatgaagaggaggaagatg AGGATGACCCTGAAGACGCTGACTTTGAGCCCTACGATGCTGCTTCTGGTGGTGATGCAAGCAAGAAG CATGACCAAGATTGGGACGTTTCTGATGAAGATCCTGACAGTGATGATGATTTCGATCTTCCCGATTCCGAGGATGACTACGACACAAAAAAGCCTAAGGCTAGACAACAAGGTAAAGGTTTCCGGAAGTTGAGCTCTGGACTCGATAGGAAATCAGCCCAGGCTTCTAGTCGTCAAAAGAGGAAACCATCATATCAAGAGGACTTCTCAGAGGATGATTCTGACAATGAAATTGACGAGGGTTTTAGAAGCATGCCCAGAAGAGGGACAATTCTAGGGAAAAACAATGGAAGGTCTACAAATAATATAGGACAGAGTAGTGAAGTTCGGAGCTCCACCAGATCAGTTCGAAAAGTGTCTTATGTGGAGAGCGAGGACAGTGAAGAAATAGATGATGGGAGAAATCGAAAAACTCAGAAG GATGACATTGAAGAGGAGGATTGTGATGCTATTGAAAAAGTGCTTTGGCATCAGCCAAAGGGCATGAGTGGAGATGCTCACACGAACAAAAAATTAACAGTTCCCGTGCTACTAAGCCAACTTTTTGATACTCAACCAGATTGGAATGAAACGGAATTCCTAATAAAATGGAAAGGTCAATCTCATTTGCATTGTCAGTGGAAGTCATTGAGCGATCTCCAGAAT CTTAGTGGCTTCAAGAAGGTACTTAACTACACAAAGAAAGTGACTGAGGAGATTAGGTACAGGACAGCACTCTCACGAGAGGAG ATTGAGGTCAGTGATGTGAGCAAAGAAATGGATGTGGACATCATTAAGCAGAATTGTCAG GTAGAAAGAATAATTGCAGATCGAATTAGCAAAGATGATTTAGGTGACGTGGTGCCAGAGTATCTTGTAAAGTGGCAAGGGCTTTCTTATGCTGAAGCTACTTG GGAGAAGGATGTCGATATAGCATTTGCACAGGCTGCTATCGATGAGTACAAG GCTCGTGAAGTTTCAATTGCAGTGCAAGGAAAAATGGTGGAACAGCAGCGTACAAAAGGGAAAG CAAGTCTCCGGAAGCTTGAGGAGCAGCCTGAGTGGCTAAGCGGAGGTACGCTACGGGACTATCAGCTGCAGGGTTTGAATTTTCTTGTCAACAG CTGGCTTAATGACACTAATGTCATTTTGGCTGACGAAATGGGTCTTGGTAAGACTGTTCAGTCCGTTTCAATGCTTGGGTTTTTGCAG aatACCCAACAAATACCAGGTCCTTTTCTTGTCGTTGTGCCTTTGTCAACATTAGCTAATTGGGCTAAAGAATTCAGAAAGTGGCTTCCTGACAtgaatataatagtatatgttGGCACCCGGGCAAGTCGAGAG GTTTGTCAGCAATACGAATTTTACAATGAAAAGAATGTTGGCCGGCCCATAAAATTCAATGCTCTGTTGACCACCTATGAGGTGGTTCTTAAGGATAAAGCTGTTCTCTCCAAGATTAAGTGGATTTACTTGATGGTGGATGAAGCACATAGACTGAAAAATAGTGAGGCACAGCTGTACACGGCCCTTTTG GAATTTAGCACGAAGAATAAATTGCTTATTACTGGTACTCCACTACAGAATAGTGTCGAAGAGCTATG GGCTCTGCTCCACTTCCTTGATCCTGCCAAGTTTAAGAATAAGGATGAGTTTGTTCAAAACTACAAGAATCTTAGCTCATTTAATGAATCTGAG CTCGCCAATCTCCATTTAGAATTGAGACCTCATATTCTACGAAGAGTGATCAAGGATGTTGAAAAGTCTCTGCCTCCAAAAATTGAGCGTATACTAAGAGTGGAGATGTCCCCTCTTCAGAAACA GTACTACAAGTGGATACTGGAGCGCAACTTCCATGATTTAAATAAAGGGGTGCGCGGTAATCAG GTTTCACTTTTAAACATCGTGGTGGAGTTGAAGAAGTGCTGCAATCATCCTTTCTTATTTGAAAGTGCAGACCATGGATATGGTGGTGACATTAATGATAACACTAAACTGGATAAGATTATCCTAAGCAGCGGAAAGCTGGTTATCCTAGATAAGCTGCTGGTTAGACTGCGTGAGACTAAGCATCGCGTGCTTATTTTTTCGCAG ATGGTAAGAATGTTAGATATCCTGGCAGAATACCTCTCTCTTAGAGGTTTCCAGTTCCAGAGACTGGATGGTAGTACCAAGGCAGAACTTCGTCAGCAAGCAATGGATCATTTTAATGCTCCTGCTAGTGACGACTTCTGTTTTCTTCTTTCGACCCGAGCTGGTGGTCTGGGAATCAATCTTGCTACTGCTGATACGGTCGTTATATTTGACTCTGACTGGAATCCACAGAACGATCTGCAG GCGATGAGTCGAGCGCACAGAATTGGGCAACAAGAAGTTGTGAACATTTATAGATTTGTCACGAGTAAAAGTGTTGAGGAAGAGATCCTAGAGCGCGCCAAAAGAAAAATG GTTCTTGATCATTtggttattcaaaaactaaatgcGGAGGGTAGGTTGGAGAAGCGGGAAACTAAAAAGGGAGCTAACTTTGACAAG AACGAGCTTTCTGCAATATTAAGATTTGGAGCGGAAGAACTTTTTAAAGAGGATAAAAATGATGAAGAAAGCAAAAAGCGGCTGTTAAGTATGGATATTGACGAAATCCTAGAGAGGGCAGAGCAAGTAGAGGAAAAGGATGCTGGCGAATCAGAGCATGAACTGTTGGGTGTTTTCAAG GTTGCTAACTTTTGTAACGCTGAAGATGATGGGTCCTTTTGGAGTCGTTGGATAAAACCTGAATCTGTGGTCACAGCTGAC GAAGCTCTTGCACCACGGGCTGCTAGGAATACGAAGAGTTATGTGGATCATGATAGGAGCCAACCTGACAGGAccagtaaaagaaaaaagaaaggatCTGAACCTCCAGATAGAAGTCAAAAGCgcagaaaaactgaatattttgttcCCTCAACTCCAATATTAGAGGGGACTACAGCTCAAGTTAGAGGCTGGTCCTATGGAAATCTCCCTAAGAGAGATGCACAACGATTTTATCGAACT GTCATGAAGTTTGGTAACCATAATCAAATTGCATGTATTGCGGAAGAGGTGGGTGGTGTTGTTGAAGCAGCCCCGGAGGAAGCACAGGTTGAGCTATTTGATGCTTTAATTGACGGTTGTCGGGAATCTGTTGAAACAGAAGACTTTGAATCAAAG GGTCCTGTGTTGGATTTCTTTGGTGTGCCAGTAAAAGCAAACGAACTGTTGAAACGTGTGGAAGGACTCCAGCTCTTATCAAAGCGTATTAGTCGATATGACGATCCAATTACACAATTCCGGGTGTTGTCCTACCTTAAACCTTCAAATTGGTCCAAGGGTTGCGGTTGGAATCAGA TTGATGATGCGAGATTGCTTCTGGGGATACTTTATCATGGTTTTGGGAACTGGGAGAAGATAAGATTAGATGAGAGCCTTGGACTTACAAAGAAGATTGCTCCAGTTGAACTTCAACACCATGAGACTTTTTTACCTCGTGCTCCAAACCTAAAGGAGCGTGCTACTGCTCTTCTTGAAATG GAACTTTCTGCGGCAGGAGGGAAAAACACAAATGCCAAAGCATCacgtaaaaattcaaaaaaggtTGTCATCAATCAATTGAAAGCACCTGCAAGAGACCGAAAAGGGAAATCTGGTCCTGCCAATCTAATAACAACAAAAGATGTTGGACCTCGGAGAACCCAAAAAGCTGAGCCGCTACTGGTGAAGGAAGAGGGAGAAATGTCTGATGATGAGGAAGTTTACGAGCAGTTTAAGGAGCAGAAATGGATGGAATGGTGTGAGGATGTATTGGCTGGTGAAATCAAAACACTTGAACGTCTACAAAGATTGCAAACAATTAGTGCGGATCTGCCAAAGGAGAAG GTGCTTTTCAAAATCCGGAGATATTTGCAAATCCTTGGGAGGAGAATAGATGAAGTTGTTTTAGAACACGAAGAGGATTCGTACAAGCAAGATA GAATGACAATGAGATTGTGGAACTATGTTTCAACTTTCTCAAACCTATCGGGGGATCGACTCAATCAGATCTACTCCAAATTGAAGcaggagagagaggaagaagaaggggttGGACCATCGCATCTCAATGGCTCAACAGCCGGTAGGAGGCAACAAAGATTCAAAACACCAGGACCTCCGCAAGTTCACAAGGGCATTGACACAGCAAAATTTGAAGCAtggaaaaggagaaaaagaacAGAAAATAATGATGTTCATCAATCTGAGCGACCACTGATAAGCAACAACTCTAACTCACTGGGAATACTGGGCCCTGCACCATCTGATAGAAGCCATCGGGCACGCCAAGCTGGATTTCCGCCAAGATAA
- the LOC106408905 gene encoding uncharacterized protein At4g02000-like: protein MADKLHNAIRSLSIEDDDPVTLPDDPKFRVFDANATSLMGRLLNPDCQPMAKMINYMPTAWRVHGRVRGIALSRDRFQFIFQREEDLLTVLKDRPWSYNHWTMLLERWTPNPPASFLTSLDVWIRIRNIPVNYYTSDTMYALAKKIGRVVELAYDPKVSQTTDYVRAKVCFNVENPALEAKNLIIPEEVVVIKYEYEKIHKRCFSCLRLTHEKAHCPFLKRAQANRGGTSKEGEAIRNTQIPALLAAPLESPPGFPTMFPELSKEDRQAAMMYVSHADETERRARILRVQHSIENAKDDDTSVPIRISHNLNKDKGLVFGYSHGDDSNSESNNTSTLHAVSAPALLKDKEDRAATSGEQSASSNFQINGSTVFRLGNTTSSGYTGTWRSKRIDRKRPPAWVRRVRTNRYGAGVIAVSQGAVQPMEGSGKRKPEDNKGQSSDYVGAEGSKKPNTNKISVASSLKPLPSQ, encoded by the coding sequence ATGGCCGACAAACTTCACAACGCCATACGATCCTTGTCCATCGAAGATGATGATCCGGTAACATTACCAGACGATCCGAAATTCCGGGTTTTTGATGCCAACGCTACCAGTTTGATGGGGAGGCTTTTGAATCCGGATTGCCAACCAATGGCCAAGATGATCAACTATATGCCCACGGCTTGGAGAGTGCATGGTAGGGTACGAGGGATTGCCCTTTCTCGTGACAGATTCCAGTTTATCTTCCAGCGGGAAGAGGATCTCTTAACTGTCTTAAAAGATCGGCCTTGGTCTTACAACCACTGGACAATGCTCTTGGAGAGATGGACCCCAAATCCGCCAGCCTCGTTCCTTACATCTTTGGACGTCTGGATCAGGATAAGGAATATACCGGTGAACTATTATACATCTGATACGATGTATGCCCTCGCTAAGAAGATTGGCAGGGTGGTGGAGTTGGCCTATGACCCAAAGGTTTCGCAAACGACTGATTACGTGCGTGCCAAGGTATGCTTCAATGTGGAGAACCCAGCCTTGGAGGCTAAGAATCTCATAATACCGGAGGAGGTAGTGGTCATTAAGTACGAATATGAGAAGATTCATAAAAGATGTTTCTCATGTCTTCGCTTGACACATGAAAAAGCTCACTGTCCTTTCCTTAAAAGGGCACAGGCGAACAGAGGTGGAACATCTAAAGAAGGGGAAGCTATTAGAAATACTCAGATACCAGCGCTGCTAGCTGCGCCTCTGGAATCGCCTCCGGGTTTTCCTACGATGTTTCCAGAACTATCTAAAGAAGATAGGCAAGCGGCCATGATGTATGTCTCCCATGCGGACGAGACTGAGAGGAGAGCTAGAATCTTACGTGTCCAACATTCCATCGAAAATGCGAAAGATGATGACACAAGTGTGCCTATCAGAATATCCCACAACCTCAACAAAGATAAAGGGCTGGTGTTTGGCTATAGCCATGGTGATGATAGCAACAGCGAGAGCAATAATACCAGTACTCTTCATGCTGTCTCGGCCCCTGCTTTGCTAAAAGATAAAGAGGACAGAGCTGCTACCTCTGGGGAACAGAGTGCTTCATCCAACTTTCAGATTAACGGTTCAACGGTTTTCAGATTGGGTAACACTACTTCATCTGGATATACCGGAACTTGGAGATCTAAAAGGATTGATCGGAAAAGACCACCAGCCTGGGTGAGAAGAGTGAGAACAAACAGGTACGGCGCTGGTGTTATTGCTGTTTCACAAGGAGCAGTTCAGCCCATGGAGGGATCGGGGAAACGTAAGCCAGAGGACAATAAGGGTCAGAGCTCAGACTACGTTGGAGCAGAGGGATCTAAGaaaccaaacacaaacaaaatttCGGTGGCTTCCAGTTTGAAGCCGCTGCCATCCCAATGA